A stretch of Paludisphaera borealis DNA encodes these proteins:
- a CDS encoding helicase HerA domain-containing protein has protein sequence MKNEDFEQLGFFYLGKYYDQERRAVSQRTFLYDSKQLTTHAVCVGMTGSGKTGLCISLLEEAAIDGIPVIAIDPKGDVGDLLLGFPDLRGSDFLPWIDADAAARQGESREQFADQTAETWRKGLADWGQDGARIKRLQDAADLAIYTPGSSAGLPLTVLRSFNAPPPSLVNDAEAYRDRVASAVSGLLALLGIDADPIASREHILLSNLLDQTWRNGRDLDLPGLIHAVQAPPFDKVGVIDLETFYPAKERFTLALKMNNLIASPGFAGWMEGESLDVPSLLYTAEGKPRISIMSIAHLNDSERMFFVTILLNEILAWVRTQPGTSSLRAVLYMDEIFGYFPPTANPPSKKPMLTLLKQGRAFGLGVVLATQNPVDLDYKGLSNAGAWFLGRLQTQRDKDRVLEGLEGASNAAGASFNRKQMDETLSALGKRVFVMNNVHEDHPVVFETRWALSYLAGPLTREQIQKLMAPRKQALAAKPASPAVPAADSPEPEPAPASEPKPSPAPGSPSAAVASGRRPVVPPDVPEFFLPRVGVSNPGSSLEYRPALLGVARLHYVEKKAGVDYWETLALLRPIADEAPADVWEEGKQFTDQIPELDKTPETGASFAALPAPLTRAKSYPEWTKTLKNHLYRARKLTIWTCPELKAYGKPEETARDFRMRLTQGAREKRDADIEALRAEFGPRRTSLEKRMRQAQERLEAEQAQASKSTWDAAVSLGTSMLDAFTGRKTWTKTNVSKAGAAAKAAGRAMQKRGEAGSAQAQVDKLNEEYVDLETEFQADLELIKATRSADLLKIVPLELTPRKADITVERVVLAWTPWNADAGEPAEIAYQSS, from the coding sequence ATGAAGAACGAAGACTTCGAGCAGCTCGGCTTCTTTTACCTGGGCAAGTATTACGACCAGGAACGGCGCGCGGTCAGCCAGCGGACGTTTCTCTACGACTCGAAGCAGCTCACGACCCACGCGGTCTGCGTGGGGATGACCGGCAGCGGCAAGACGGGGCTCTGCATCTCGCTGCTGGAGGAAGCGGCGATCGACGGCATTCCGGTGATCGCCATTGACCCCAAGGGGGACGTCGGCGATCTGCTGCTGGGCTTTCCCGACCTGCGAGGGTCGGACTTCCTCCCCTGGATCGACGCCGACGCGGCGGCCCGCCAGGGGGAATCGCGCGAGCAGTTCGCCGACCAGACGGCCGAGACCTGGCGCAAGGGCCTCGCCGACTGGGGCCAAGACGGGGCGCGGATCAAGCGGCTGCAAGACGCCGCCGACCTGGCGATTTACACGCCGGGAAGCTCGGCCGGCCTGCCGCTGACGGTCTTGCGGTCGTTCAACGCCCCGCCCCCGAGCCTCGTCAACGACGCCGAAGCCTACCGCGACCGCGTGGCGTCGGCCGTCTCGGGCTTGCTGGCGCTGCTGGGGATCGACGCCGACCCGATCGCCAGCCGCGAGCACATCCTGCTCTCGAACCTGCTCGATCAGACCTGGCGGAACGGCCGCGACCTCGACCTTCCCGGTCTGATCCACGCCGTCCAGGCGCCGCCGTTCGACAAGGTCGGCGTCATCGACCTGGAGACCTTCTATCCGGCCAAGGAGCGGTTCACGCTCGCGCTGAAGATGAACAACCTGATCGCCTCGCCGGGCTTCGCGGGGTGGATGGAGGGCGAGTCGCTCGACGTGCCGAGCCTGCTCTACACCGCCGAGGGCAAGCCGCGCATCTCGATCATGTCGATCGCGCATCTCAACGACAGCGAGCGGATGTTCTTCGTCACGATCCTCCTGAATGAGATCCTGGCCTGGGTCCGCACCCAGCCGGGCACGTCGAGCCTTCGCGCCGTGCTCTATATGGACGAGATCTTCGGCTACTTCCCCCCCACGGCCAACCCGCCTTCGAAGAAGCCGATGCTGACCCTGCTCAAGCAGGGCAGGGCGTTCGGCCTGGGGGTCGTTCTGGCCACCCAGAACCCGGTCGACCTCGACTACAAGGGGCTCTCCAACGCGGGCGCCTGGTTCCTCGGGCGGTTGCAGACCCAGCGCGACAAGGACCGCGTGCTCGAAGGGCTCGAAGGGGCGTCCAACGCGGCGGGCGCGAGTTTCAACCGGAAGCAGATGGACGAGACCCTCTCGGCCCTGGGGAAACGGGTCTTCGTGATGAACAACGTCCACGAAGACCACCCGGTCGTCTTCGAGACCCGCTGGGCGCTCTCGTACCTCGCCGGGCCGCTCACCCGCGAGCAGATCCAGAAGCTGATGGCGCCCCGGAAGCAGGCCCTGGCCGCGAAACCCGCCTCGCCGGCCGTTCCCGCCGCCGATTCCCCGGAGCCCGAACCGGCGCCGGCGTCCGAACCCAAGCCGTCGCCCGCGCCTGGCAGTCCCTCGGCGGCCGTCGCGTCGGGCCGTCGCCCGGTGGTCCCGCCCGACGTGCCGGAGTTCTTCCTGCCGCGCGTCGGCGTCTCGAATCCCGGTTCCAGCCTCGAATACCGCCCGGCGCTCCTGGGCGTGGCCCGCTTGCACTATGTAGAGAAGAAGGCGGGGGTCGATTACTGGGAGACCCTGGCCTTGCTCCGGCCGATCGCCGACGAGGCGCCCGCCGACGTCTGGGAAGAAGGCAAGCAGTTCACCGACCAGATTCCCGAGCTGGACAAGACGCCCGAGACCGGCGCTTCGTTCGCCGCCTTGCCCGCTCCGCTCACCCGCGCCAAGAGCTACCCCGAGTGGACCAAGACGCTCAAGAACCACCTGTACCGCGCGCGCAAGCTGACCATCTGGACGTGCCCCGAGCTGAAGGCGTACGGCAAGCCCGAGGAGACGGCTCGCGACTTCCGGATGCGGCTGACGCAGGGGGCCAGGGAGAAGCGCGACGCCGACATCGAGGCGCTGCGAGCCGAGTTCGGCCCGCGCCGGACCAGCCTGGAGAAGCGGATGCGACAGGCCCAGGAACGCCTGGAGGCCGAGCAGGCCCAGGCCTCGAAATCGACCTGGGACGCCGCCGTCTCGCTGGGGACCTCGATGCTCGACGCCTTCACTGGCCGAAAGACCTGGACCAAGACCAACGTCAGCAAGGCCGGCGCCGCCGCCAAGGCCGCCGGCCGCGCCATGCAGAAGCGCGGCGAGGCCGGCTCCGCCCAGGCCCAGGTCGATAAGCTGAATGAGGAATACGTCGACCTGGAGACTGAGTTCCAGGCCGATCTGGAACTCATCAAGGCCACACGGAGCGCCGACCTGCTCAAGATCGTCCCCCTCGAATTGACTCCGCGCAAGGCCGACATCACCGTCGAACGGGTCGTCCTCGCCTGGACCCCCTGGAACGCCGACGCCGGCGAGCCGGCCGAGATCGCCTATCAGTCGAGCTGA
- a CDS encoding polyphosphate kinase 2 family protein, whose amino-acid sequence MMTPNEIVAMCRVDHDKTFRLEDHDPAWAGDPDIAKDQRKKFAEESLTQNVSDLAEAQDRLYAADSWSLLIIFQAMDAAGKDGTIKHVMSGVNPQGCQVFSFKHPSAEELDHNFLWRYTKALPERGRIGIFNRSYYEEVLVVRVHPELVHAERIPGSKLNDDFWDDRFEDINALERHLSRNGTRVLKFFLNLSKKEQRKRFLKRLDDPSKNWKFSADDLSERGHWDDYMKAYEETIRATSTKWAPWHVIPADHKWVARSIVAQTIVQAVEALDPKYPQVVPEHLETIKAAKQQLEAEGKDKDKNKD is encoded by the coding sequence ATGATGACCCCCAACGAGATCGTCGCGATGTGCCGCGTCGACCACGACAAGACGTTCCGGCTCGAGGACCACGATCCCGCGTGGGCTGGCGATCCGGACATCGCCAAAGACCAGCGGAAGAAGTTCGCCGAAGAGTCGCTGACGCAGAACGTCTCGGATCTCGCCGAGGCGCAGGATCGCCTCTACGCGGCCGACTCGTGGTCGCTGCTGATCATCTTCCAGGCCATGGACGCGGCCGGCAAGGACGGCACGATCAAGCATGTGATGTCGGGCGTCAACCCCCAGGGCTGCCAGGTCTTCAGCTTCAAGCACCCGTCGGCCGAGGAACTCGACCACAACTTCCTCTGGAGGTACACCAAGGCCCTGCCCGAGCGCGGTCGGATCGGGATCTTCAACCGCTCGTACTATGAGGAGGTCCTCGTCGTCCGCGTCCACCCGGAACTCGTCCACGCCGAGCGCATCCCCGGCTCAAAGCTCAACGACGATTTCTGGGACGACCGCTTCGAGGACATCAACGCCCTGGAGCGGCATCTGTCGCGCAACGGCACCCGCGTGCTCAAATTCTTCCTCAACCTCTCGAAGAAAGAGCAGCGCAAGCGGTTCCTCAAGCGGCTCGACGATCCTTCGAAGAACTGGAAGTTCTCCGCCGACGACCTCTCCGAGCGCGGCCACTGGGACGATTACATGAAGGCCTACGAAGAGACTATCCGCGCCACGAGCACCAAGTGGGCCCCGTGGCATGTGATCCCCGCCGACCACAAATGGGTCGCCCGGTCGATCGTGGCGCAGACGATCGTCCAGGCTGTCGAAGCCCTCGACCCTAAGTACCCCCAAGTCGTCCCCGAGCACCTGGAAACGATCAAGGCGGCCAAGCAGCAGCTCGAAGCCGAGGGCAAGGACAAAGACAAGAACAAGGATTGA